The Setaria italica strain Yugu1 chromosome IX, Setaria_italica_v2.0, whole genome shotgun sequence genome has a window encoding:
- the LOC101756744 gene encoding uncharacterized protein LOC101756744, translated as MGACNSCEAAAVAAAPGSTSAEARVVLADGALRRFPGGTRASQAVKAAAAGAGAWFLCSADELELGGAVAGVGPEEALQPGQLYFVLPAAMRRRPLQAEEMAALAIRASAALEGDHDGPLVFPEAAAAAAGGGGAGARPGKACRRSRRGSSRGRDFVPDLGAIAE; from the coding sequence ATGGGAGCCTGCAACTCGTGcgaggcggccgcggtggcggcggcgccggggtcgacgtcggcggaggcgcgggTGGTGCTCGCGGACGGCGCGCTGCGGCGGTTCCCGGGCGGCACGCGCGCGTCGCAGGCCGTGAAggctgcggccgccggcgcgggggcgtGGTTCCTGTGCAGCGCGGACGAGCtggagctcggcggcgcggtggcgggcgTGGGTCCCGAGGAGgcgctgcagcccgggcagctgTACTTCGTGCTCCCCGcggcgatgcggcggcggccgctgcaggcggaggagatggcggcgctgGCCATCCGCGCCAGCGCCGCGCTCGAGGGCGACCACGACGGCCCGCTCGTGTTCccggaggccgcggccgcggccgccgggggaggaggcgccggcgcTCGGCCCGGCAAGGCGTGCCGGCGGTCGAGGAGGGGCAGCAGCCGCGGGCGGGACTTCGTGCCGGACCTCGGCGCCATTGCCGAGTAA